The window AGCACGATGGGATTGTCGACCTTCGCTTCTTCGACGACGGCCTGGGCGAATTTCAGATTGACCTCGGTATAGTGCTTCCAGTCGGACGAGCGGAAAATCGGACGGACGTGGGCGATATGGCAAAGCGGCCACAGGCCCTCGTTGGCGAAGCCATAGTAGTAGCCGGCCTCCTCCTCGGCCGTCAGCCAGACGCGGCGGATGTTGTAGGCCGGCATTGAAGGCGGCACGGCGACACGGTCGTGCCGGCCGACCGTCTCACGGTCGGCCGAACCGCCGCCATGGGCGATCCAGGTGCCGGAGCAGGCGCGCATGATGGGTTCGAGCGCTGTCACCAGGCCGCTGGCGGGCCGTCGCACCTCGACGACGTCGCCCTTGCGGTCGTGGATATAGGGTTCCCGGTTCGAGACCACCAGGATGTTCTCGCCGCTCAGGTCGTCGCGCAGGATGGCGCGCAGGGCGTCGGGCGTCCAGGTCACCTGGCTTTCGTCGCGCGCCCGGAAGTCCGTTTCCAGATCGCGGACCAGGCTGCGCAGGTCGCGTTCGAAGGGGCGCAATTCCGGCATGGTGACCCGCTCCGACGGCCGCAACAGTCCCTCGCCGCGCAGCAGCGCGCGCATGCCCTGCACCCAGCCGCGCCAGGAAAGCTGCGCGATGACCACCGTCAGGAGCGAGACGACGGAGCCCAGCAGGATGAAGAAGTAGAAAACGTATTTCTTCGTTTCCTCGCTGCGGCGCTGGATGAAGCTCATATCGTGCACGAGCACCAGACGACCAAGAACCGCGCCCTCCGACTCGATCGGTTCAACCGTCACATGCAGCGGCCCCTGCTCGCTGGGCAACAGGTGATCCGGCCCCTTTTCGTAGCGCGCCAGGTCGGCACAGGCGACATTCCTGGGGAAAGTCCTGCTGGCGACGGGCTGGGCCTGCTCCACGGCGCAGTATCCCAGCGCATAAAGGCGCTCGTCCTGGGTGATCTTGTTGAACAGGGCGGCCATCTTGACCCTGGAACCCATATTGGCCGATTCCATGACGGAATCCTGGATGGCGTTGGCGACGAGGCTGGCGCGGATGTCGATGTCGCGCACAAACCAGCGCAGCGTCAGTTGGTCCACCAGCGGCACCACGGTATAGGCAATGGCGGCCAGCACGAAAGCCAAGGGCAGAATGAAGCGGAGCGACAGTCTCATGATGTTGACCCCCCTCGTCGGCGGGCGCATGCCGATTTCGAATTGTGACAGTTGCAGCGGAGCGCCTGAAAAAAAGCGGGGGCTCGCGCCCCCGCAACTCCTGTCCGGAGCCAGCCAGGCCCCCTATTGCCGCAACAACACTTTTCGCAAACGCCTCCGCCATCGGTCAGAATTGCATTGGCGACAATATAAATTATCGGGATATACAATGCAAGAGCGTTTCGAAAGGTCCCAATGAACCCAGAACATCCGGCCGACCCGCACACCCAGATGGCCCTGCAAGTGGTCAGGCAGCTCCGCCTGCTTTACGGCTCGGTCAAACACTATTTCCGGGAAGTGGAAGAAGCCTGCGGACTTTCCGGGTCGCACCTCTGGGTGTTGCAGGAGATCGGCCGCACCCCCGGCATCGGCGTATCCGATTTGGCCGAGCGCATGTCGATCCATCAATCCACATGCAGCCTCCTCGTCGAGAAGCTGGAGGCCAGGCGGCTCGTGGAGAAGCGGCGCCTCAAGGACGACCAGAGGAGGGTCGGACTCCACCTCTCGGCCGAAGGGCGAAGAGTGCTCGAAGGCGCGCCCGGACCCGACGAGGGGTTGTTGCCCGAGGCCCTGGTCGCGTTGCCGGATTCGGCGTTACGGGCCCTTCACGGCAGCCTGTCCGAGCTGGTCAGGAATTTGCGGGCGCGGGACGATCGGCTTGCCGATAAACCCCTCTCGGACTAGGTCCCATCCTTAACCACGCGACGTCGGTCGTCCCGACGCCTGCGGTGTTCCGTCGCCGCCCTGATAGAACTTCCGCAGCGAGGCATAGCGCTCGGCGCGCACCGCGCGCACCTGCGCGACGGCGCGCTCGACCGGGACGCCGAGCTGGGCCAGGGTTTCGGCGGCGATCATCAGGCTGCCTTCGAGGACTTCCGGGATCACCTCGGTGGCGCCGGCTTGCCGGAGCCGGGCCAGCGCGGTGTCGTCCGGCGCCCGGACCACCACGGGGATGTCGTGCCAGGACTGGCGCACCATCCGCACCACCCGCTCGGCCGAATGCACGTCCGGATAGGCCACCACCACGGCGCGGGCGCGGGCCAGGCCAGCCGCCTTCAGCACCTCGCTGCGGTCGGCGTTGCCGAAGACCACCTTGCCGCCTTCCGGGGTGGCCCGCCTGACCTGGCTGGGATCCACGTCGAGGGCGATGAACGGGATGTTCTCGGCGTGCAGGAACTCGCCGACCAGCCGGCCCGTGCGGCCGTAACCGCAGAGGATGACGTGCCCCTCCATGCCGAAGCTGCCGACGGCGATGTCGTGGATCGCCTTTGCCTTGTGCGCCCAGTCGCCGCGCGCCATCTGGCCGGAGAGCCGGGCGGCGCCGTCGATCAGGAAGGGCGCCATGAACATGGAAATGAGCATCGCCGACAGCGTGACCTGGAAGACATTCTCCGCGATCAGCCCCTGCGTGAAGGCCAGGCCGATCAGCACCAGGCCGAACTCGCCGGCTTGGGCGAGTTGAGCGGCGGTGCGCAGGGCCACGTCCAGGGAATTGCGCGCCGCCAGCGTGATGAGCAGCACGACGGTGCCCTTGCCCGCCATCACCAGCAGCACCGCCAGCACCAGGCGGTCGAAGTTCTCCAGCACGAAGCCGAGGTCGAGCCGCATGCCGACGGTGACGAAGAAGAGGCCCAGCAGCACGTCGCGAAAAGGCCGGATGTCGGCTTCCACCTGATGGCGGTAGACGGTTTCCGAGACCAGCATGCCGCCGACGAAGGCGCCCAGCGCCAGCGAGAGGCCGGCGCGGCCGGTGGCGTAGGCGAGGCCCACCACGATCCATAGCGTGGCCAACACGAAAAGCTCCTCGGATCGTTGGCGGGCCACGGCGTCATAAATCCGGCGCATGACGCGGCTTCCTACCCAGAACATCACCGCCAGCACCACCGCGGCCTCCAGCACGGCGGTGGCGAGGGGAAGAATCAGATTTCCTTCCAGTCGGGCCAGCGCCGGCAGCAGGATCAGGCAGGGCACCACGGCGATGTCCTGGAACAGCAGCACGCTCATGGTCTGCCGGCCTGAGCGCGAGTGCAGATCGAACCGCTCGGACAGCATCTTGGCGACGATGGCGGTCGACGACATGGCCACGGCCAGGCCCACGGCCACCCCCGCCCGCCAGCCCTGGCCGTAGCCGAACCAAGTGACCAGCAGGGCGCCGGCGGCAGTGATGGCCATCTGGGCGCCGCCGAAGCCGAATACCAGCGAGCGCATGGCCTTGAGCCGCGTCAGGCTGAACTCCAGGCCGATGGAGAACATCAGGAAGACGACGCCGAATTCGGCAAAGGTGTCCACCTCGCGGGATTCGGCCAATACGCGGGCGCCGTGAGGCCCCAAAACGATGCCGACGACCAGATAGGCCAGCATGGCCGGCACGCGGGACCGACGGGCTATGGAAACCGCTCCCACGGCGACGGTGAGCAGCAGCAGGAGGGCGAACAGGTTCTGGTACATGGGGCTATGGTAACCTGCCCGGCGGCGGGAATTGATCCCGCCGCCGGTTCGGGTTTCCGCCGACCGTCACACCGCTCGACATTGTCGCTTCAGGAGTCTTGATCCATGTTGCCCACATTCAAGTTTGTTGCCCCGATCCTCTTGATACTCGGCCTGACCGCCGCGAGCGCCCGGGCGTCCTCCGCCAACGAGGCGATGTCCGCCGTGACGGAACTGGGCCGCATCAACGGCCTGGCCCTGGCCTGCCGCCAGCCCGATGTGGCGGCGCGGACGAAGGCGCTGATGCTGGCCCACGTGCCCAAGCTGCGCCACTGGGGCGAAGCCTACGAGCAAGCCACCAGCGCCGCCTTCATCACGCCGCCGGGAGGGTGCCCGGAGGGTGCCGCCCTGCGCGTGCAGGCGGAATTGCTGGCGGCGCGTCTCGCGGCCCTGCTGCCGGCCAGCGTCCCGCCGGCGGAAATTCCCGGCCCCGACGTCGGTATCCAGCCGCGCTACCTGCTCCAAGGGCCCGGCGGCCGTTCCGTCATGGACAGCGATTTCCGCGGCCGTTTCCAACTCATCAGCTTCGGTTACACCTACTGCCCGGACATCTGCCCGACCACGCTCGTGGAAATGGCGCATGTCCTCCGCCTGCTGGGCGGGAACGCGCAGCACGTCCAGTCGATCTTCATCTCGGTCGACCCCGATCGCGATACGCCGGAGACGCTCCGTATCTACACGGAATTCTTCGATCCGCGCATCCTCGGCCTGACCGGCTCGCCCGAAATGGTGCGCAAGGTGGCCGACCTGTTCAAGGTGCGCTACGAGAAGGTCAAGGAACCCGGCGCCAGCCACTACGCGGTGGACCACTCGGCGGGCATGGTCCTCATCGGGCCGGAAGGCGCCTTCGTGACGAAGTTTGCCTACGGCACGAGCGCGGAAGAAATCGCCGGGAAGATCGGGAAAATCCTGGAAACGCTGCCGCCCGCTATCTTACGAAAGTGACGGGAATCCGTGAAAGCCGCAGGACGTCATGGGCCACGGAGCCCGTGACGGCTTCCATCAAGAAGGTTTCACCCTTGCTGCCCATGACGATCTTGTCGCAGCCGGCCTTGTCGGCGCAGGCGACGATGGACCCGGCCACCGGGCCGAGCAGCACCTCCGCCGAATAGGGAACGCCGGCCGCGTCGAGCAGCGCGCGCGCCGCCGCAAGCGCATCGCCGCCGCGCGCCTCCTGCATGGCCTCGATCTCGGCCGCGGGCAAGTGGCTCTTCAACTCGGGGGCATCCACCGGCGGCTGGACATTGACCAGCAGGATTTCCGTCGGCTCGCAGCTTCGGGCCAGCCGGATGGCGTATTCGACGGCGCGCAGCGAAGCGGGGGAGCCATCGACGGGGAGCAGGGCTTTCAGCATGGGGACTCCGGTTTGTCAGCGGTTGCCGGGGGCTGTGATGGTAAGCTAACGAATTCCAGACCCAGACAAATTCCATGTTGCCAGAACTTTTCGGCATCCCGGTCGATTTTATTCTTTTCGCCCTCACGCTGCTCGGCGTCGCGCTGTTCCACCATTACGTGCTCCAGGTGGCGCTGACCGGCCTGGCAACCGTCACCCTTTACAAAATCCTGTTCACGGGCTTCAAGACCGGCCCCGGCTTCGCGGGCTTCGCCGCGCACATGGGCCACGAGTGGGTGCTGCTGGTCAACCTGCTCTGCCTGCTGGTGGGCTTTGCGCTGCTGGCGCGGCACTTCGAGGATTCCGGCGTGCCGGAGGTGCTGCCGAAACTCCTGCCGACGGGCTGGATGGGCCCCTTCGTGCTGCTGGTCATCATCTTCGTGCTCTCCGGTTTCCTGGACAACATCGCGGCGGCGCTGATCGGCGGCACGGTGGCCGCCAGCGTGTTCAAGCGGAAGGTGCATATCGGCTACCTCGCCGCCATCGTCGCGGCGTCGAACGCCGGCGGCGCCGGCTCGGTGGTGGGCGACACGACCACCACGATGATGTGGATCGACGGCGTCAGTCCGACCGACGTGTTCCACGCCTACCTGCCCGCCGCCGTGGCGACCGTGGTGTTCGGCATTCCGGCCGCGCTCCGGCAGCATCGGCACATGCCGATTTCCCGCGATTTCCACGCCCAGCACCACATCGACTGGACGCGGGTCGGCGTCGTCGGCTTCATCCTCGTCGCCGCCATCGCCGCCAACGTCACGGTGAACCTGAAGTTCCCGGCGCTGGCCGACCGCTTCCCCTTCCTCGGCGCGACCGTCTGGGCGGCGCTGTTGCTGGCCGTGCCGCTCCGGAAGCCCGAATGGGGTCTGCTGCCCGACG is drawn from Candidatus Nitricoxidivorans perseverans and contains these coding sequences:
- a CDS encoding MarR family winged helix-turn-helix transcriptional regulator; this encodes MNPEHPADPHTQMALQVVRQLRLLYGSVKHYFREVEEACGLSGSHLWVLQEIGRTPGIGVSDLAERMSIHQSTCSLLVEKLEARRLVEKRRLKDDQRRVGLHLSAEGRRVLEGAPGPDEGLLPEALVALPDSALRALHGSLSELVRNLRARDDRLADKPLSD
- a CDS encoding SCO family protein, translated to MLPTFKFVAPILLILGLTAASARASSANEAMSAVTELGRINGLALACRQPDVAARTKALMLAHVPKLRHWGEAYEQATSAAFITPPGGCPEGAALRVQAELLAARLAALLPASVPPAEIPGPDVGIQPRYLLQGPGGRSVMDSDFRGRFQLISFGYTYCPDICPTTLVEMAHVLRLLGGNAQHVQSIFISVDPDRDTPETLRIYTEFFDPRILGLTGSPEMVRKVADLFKVRYEKVKEPGASHYAVDHSAGMVLIGPEGAFVTKFAYGTSAEEIAGKIGKILETLPPAILRK
- a CDS encoding cation:proton antiporter — encoded protein: MYQNLFALLLLLTVAVGAVSIARRSRVPAMLAYLVVGIVLGPHGARVLAESREVDTFAEFGVVFLMFSIGLEFSLTRLKAMRSLVFGFGGAQMAITAAGALLVTWFGYGQGWRAGVAVGLAVAMSSTAIVAKMLSERFDLHSRSGRQTMSVLLFQDIAVVPCLILLPALARLEGNLILPLATAVLEAAVVLAVMFWVGSRVMRRIYDAVARQRSEELFVLATLWIVVGLAYATGRAGLSLALGAFVGGMLVSETVYRHQVEADIRPFRDVLLGLFFVTVGMRLDLGFVLENFDRLVLAVLLVMAGKGTVVLLITLAARNSLDVALRTAAQLAQAGEFGLVLIGLAFTQGLIAENVFQVTLSAMLISMFMAPFLIDGAARLSGQMARGDWAHKAKAIHDIAVGSFGMEGHVILCGYGRTGRLVGEFLHAENIPFIALDVDPSQVRRATPEGGKVVFGNADRSEVLKAAGLARARAVVVAYPDVHSAERVVRMVRQSWHDIPVVVRAPDDTALARLRQAGATEVIPEVLEGSLMIAAETLAQLGVPVERAVAQVRAVRAERYASLRKFYQGGDGTPQASGRPTSRG
- a CDS encoding trehalose-6-phosphate synthase is translated as MRLSLRFILPLAFVLAAIAYTVVPLVDQLTLRWFVRDIDIRASLVANAIQDSVMESANMGSRVKMAALFNKITQDERLYALGYCAVEQAQPVASRTFPRNVACADLARYEKGPDHLLPSEQGPLHVTVEPIESEGAVLGRLVLVHDMSFIQRRSEETKKYVFYFFILLGSVVSLLTVVIAQLSWRGWVQGMRALLRGEGLLRPSERVTMPELRPFERDLRSLVRDLETDFRARDESQVTWTPDALRAILRDDLSGENILVVSNREPYIHDRKGDVVEVRRPASGLVTALEPIMRACSGTWIAHGGGSADRETVGRHDRVAVPPSMPAYNIRRVWLTAEEEAGYYYGFANEGLWPLCHIAHVRPIFRSSDWKHYTEVNLKFAQAVVEEAKVDNPIVLVQDYHLALLPRLIRERLPNATVITFWHIPWPNPEAFAICPWQAEILDGLLGSSILGFHTQFHCNNFMDSVDRTLESRVDRELFTVTYGGKTTAVKRYPISIEWPPEVVRTLPVAAECRAAVHRRHGLADDHLLGVGVDRLDYTKGILERFLAVERLLEMHPEWIGRFSFAQIAAPTRSSIGQYQAFEAQVRAEADRIDRRFARGDYRPILLKIEHHEPRDVYEYYRAADVCVVSSLHDGMNLVAKEFVSARDDEQGVLILSRFTGAARELPEALEVNPYDIDQCALALHVALTMPKAEQRERMRIMRGLVREFNVYRWAGRMLLDAASMRKRGHIPAGGTGTA
- a CDS encoding SLC13 family permease, with translation MLPELFGIPVDFILFALTLLGVALFHHYVLQVALTGLATVTLYKILFTGFKTGPGFAGFAAHMGHEWVLLVNLLCLLVGFALLARHFEDSGVPEVLPKLLPTGWMGPFVLLVIIFVLSGFLDNIAAALIGGTVAASVFKRKVHIGYLAAIVAASNAGGAGSVVGDTTTTMMWIDGVSPTDVFHAYLPAAVATVVFGIPAALRQHRHMPISRDFHAQHHIDWTRVGVVGFILVAAIAANVTVNLKFPALADRFPFLGATVWAALLLAVPLRKPEWGLLPDAFKGSVFLLALVTCASMMPVEKLPPASWPTALSLGFISAVFDNIPLTALALKQGGYDWGVLAYAVGFGGSMLWFGSSAGVAISNLFPEAKSVGQWLRHGWMIPVGYVAGFFILLAVLGWEPHEPHKEAPAPALAQHNPSIDRSTP
- a CDS encoding universal stress protein, whose translation is MLKALLPVDGSPASLRAVEYAIRLARSCEPTEILLVNVQPPVDAPELKSHLPAAEIEAMQEARGGDALAAARALLDAAGVPYSAEVLLGPVAGSIVACADKAGCDKIVMGSKGETFLMEAVTGSVAHDVLRLSRIPVTFVR